One Mesorhizobium sp. L-2-11 genomic region harbors:
- a CDS encoding 3-ketoacyl-ACP reductase gives MSRPAAIVTGGARGIGLACAEALAGAGFDILVVDLAEKAGDRLAADITARGAKFAYHRSDIADLDGHAALVDAATSAFGRMDCLVNNAGIGAVVRGDLLELKPENFDRILAINLRGTVFLSQAVARAMLAAPGDFPKTVITITSVSAEMASPERADYCISKAGLSMWVKALALRLAPENIGVFEVRPGIIRTDMTSGVTAKYDALIDGGLVPAKRWGEAADIGAAVAALAGGKLGFSTGSIINVDGALSVPRL, from the coding sequence ATGAGCCGCCCGGCAGCTATCGTCACCGGCGGCGCGCGTGGCATCGGCCTTGCTTGCGCCGAAGCCCTGGCCGGTGCGGGCTTCGATATCCTTGTCGTGGACCTTGCCGAAAAAGCCGGCGACAGGCTTGCCGCTGACATCACCGCCCGCGGCGCGAAATTCGCCTACCACCGCAGTGACATCGCCGACCTCGACGGCCACGCCGCATTGGTCGATGCCGCGACGAGCGCCTTCGGCCGCATGGACTGCCTGGTCAACAATGCTGGCATCGGCGCCGTGGTACGCGGCGACCTGCTGGAATTGAAACCGGAAAACTTCGACCGCATCCTCGCCATCAATCTGCGCGGCACCGTCTTCCTCAGCCAGGCCGTTGCCAGGGCGATGCTTGCGGCGCCGGGTGATTTTCCAAAAACGGTCATCACCATCACCTCGGTCAGCGCCGAAATGGCCTCGCCCGAACGTGCCGACTATTGCATCTCCAAGGCCGGGCTTTCGATGTGGGTGAAGGCCTTGGCGCTGCGGCTCGCTCCCGAAAATATCGGTGTGTTCGAGGTGCGGCCGGGCATCATCCGCACCGACATGACATCAGGCGTCACCGCCAAATACGACGCGCTGATCGACGGCGGGCTGGTGCCGGCGAAGCGCTGGGGCGAAGCCGCCGATATCGGCGCCGCCGTAGCGGCACTCGCCGGCGGCAAGCTCGGTTTTTCGACCGGCTCGATCATCAATGTCGACGGTGCGCTGTCGGTGCCGAGACTGTGA
- a CDS encoding GMC family oxidoreductase: MTDYIIVGAGPAGCVLANRLSEEPSNSVLLLEAGGKDWHPLIHMPAGFAKMTKGIAAWGWSTVPQKHMKDRVFRYTQAKVIGGGSSINAQIYTRGNARDYDAWEKQEGLAGWGYRDVLPYFKRAENNQRYANDFHGDQGPLGVSNPIAPLPICEAYFRAGQEMGIPFNPDFNGIAQEGVGYYQLTQKDAKRSSASVAYLRPIRARKNLTVRTDVLVTRIVIDKGRAVGVEIVDRPGGEKKVLRAEREVIVSSGAIGSPKLLMQSGIGPADHLKSVGVTPVHDLPGVGCNLQDHLDLFVIAECTGDHTYDNYAKLHRTVWAGLQYLLLKKGPVASSLFETGGFWYADPTAASPDIQLHLGLGSGIEAGVEKLKNPGVTLNSAFLRPRSRGTVRLNSADPADHPLIDPNYWSDPYDRDMSIKGLKLAREIMRQKALAPYVLREVLPGPTLTSDDELFDYACRSSKTDHHPVGTCRMGHDAMSVVTPDLRLHGIEGLRVCDASVMPRIPSSNTNAPTIMVGEKGADLILDRDPLPPAVFSGNYSATRPTDLQRTL; the protein is encoded by the coding sequence ATGACCGACTACATCATCGTCGGCGCCGGCCCGGCCGGCTGCGTCCTGGCCAACCGGCTGAGCGAAGAGCCATCGAATTCAGTGCTGCTGCTCGAGGCCGGCGGCAAGGACTGGCACCCGCTGATCCACATGCCGGCAGGTTTCGCCAAGATGACCAAGGGCATCGCCGCCTGGGGCTGGTCGACCGTGCCGCAAAAACACATGAAGGACCGCGTCTTCCGGTACACGCAGGCCAAGGTGATCGGCGGCGGCTCCTCCATCAACGCCCAGATCTATACACGCGGCAATGCCCGCGACTACGACGCCTGGGAGAAGCAAGAGGGCCTTGCCGGCTGGGGCTATCGCGACGTGCTGCCCTATTTCAAGCGGGCCGAGAACAACCAGCGCTACGCCAACGATTTTCACGGCGACCAGGGTCCGCTCGGCGTCTCGAACCCGATTGCGCCGCTGCCGATCTGCGAGGCCTATTTCCGCGCCGGACAAGAGATGGGCATACCCTTCAATCCGGACTTCAACGGGATAGCCCAAGAAGGCGTCGGTTATTACCAATTGACGCAGAAGGACGCGAAACGCTCCTCCGCCTCGGTCGCATATCTCAGGCCGATCCGCGCGCGAAAAAACCTGACCGTCAGGACCGATGTGCTGGTCACGCGCATCGTCATCGACAAGGGCCGCGCCGTCGGTGTCGAGATCGTCGACAGGCCGGGCGGCGAGAAGAAAGTCCTGCGCGCCGAGCGGGAAGTGATCGTCTCGTCCGGCGCCATCGGCTCACCGAAGCTGCTGATGCAGTCGGGCATCGGCCCGGCCGACCATCTGAAGTCGGTCGGTGTGACGCCGGTGCACGATCTGCCCGGCGTCGGCTGCAACCTGCAGGATCATCTCGACCTGTTCGTCATTGCCGAATGCACCGGCGACCACACCTACGACAACTACGCCAAGCTGCACCGGACGGTGTGGGCCGGCCTGCAGTACCTGCTGTTGAAAAAAGGCCCCGTTGCCTCCAGCCTGTTCGAGACCGGCGGCTTCTGGTACGCCGACCCTACCGCCGCCTCGCCCGACATCCAGCTGCATCTCGGCCTCGGCTCCGGCATCGAGGCCGGTGTCGAGAAACTGAAAAATCCAGGCGTGACACTGAATTCGGCGTTCCTGCGCCCGCGCTCGCGCGGCACGGTCCGGCTGAACAGCGCCGACCCCGCCGACCATCCACTGATCGATCCGAACTACTGGTCCGACCCCTACGACCGCGACATGTCGATCAAGGGGCTCAAGCTGGCGCGCGAGATCATGCGGCAGAAGGCGCTGGCCCCTTACGTGCTGCGCGAGGTGCTGCCGGGGCCGACACTTACCAGCGACGACGAACTGTTCGACTATGCCTGCCGCAGTTCCAAGACCGACCATCACCCCGTCGGCACCTGCCGCATGGGCCATGATGCGATGAGCGTGGTGACACCGGATCTCAGGCTGCATGGTATCGAGGGCTTGCGCGTCTGCGACGCTTCGGTGATGCCGCGCATCCCCTCCTCCAACACCAATGCGCCGACCATCATGGTCGGCGAAAAGGGCGCCGATCTGATCCTTGACCGCGACCCGCTGCCGCCGGCCGTGTTTTCGGGCAACTACAGCGCCACGCGTCCCACGGACCTGCAACGGACGCTATAG
- a CDS encoding carbohydrate ABC transporter permease: MTTVTTQIKLTPEHSARPGVSMRSRLQDALPKIVLAPSFAITIVFVYGFILWTVYLSFTNSKTFPSYALTGPRAYQRLWRWTFESDPPSSWYTSIINMGIFGFLYIFICLALGLFLAILLDQKIRGEGMLRPIYLYPMALSFIVTGVAWKWFLDPGLGLEQTLHQWGWTSFHFDWIKNKDFVIYTVVIAGVWQASGFIMAMFLAGLRGIDGEIMKAAQIDGATTFQLYRRIVIPLLRPIFLSAFIVLAHLAIKSYDLVVALTSGGPGGSAWLPSNFMYEYTFKRNEMAVGSASAVIMLMTITAIIVPYLYSELREKPR; this comes from the coding sequence ATGACTACGGTCACGACCCAGATTAAGCTGACGCCGGAGCATAGTGCCCGCCCGGGTGTCTCGATGCGTTCGCGCCTGCAGGACGCGCTGCCGAAGATCGTGCTGGCGCCAAGCTTTGCGATCACCATTGTCTTCGTCTACGGCTTCATCCTGTGGACGGTCTATCTGTCGTTCACCAATTCCAAGACCTTCCCGTCCTATGCGCTGACCGGGCCGCGGGCCTATCAGCGGCTGTGGCGCTGGACCTTCGAGAGCGACCCGCCGTCGAGCTGGTACACCTCGATTATCAATATGGGCATTTTCGGCTTTCTCTACATCTTCATCTGCCTGGCGCTCGGCCTGTTCCTGGCGATTCTGCTCGACCAGAAGATCCGCGGCGAAGGCATGTTGCGGCCGATCTACCTCTACCCGATGGCGCTATCCTTCATCGTCACCGGCGTCGCCTGGAAATGGTTCCTCGATCCCGGCCTCGGCCTCGAGCAGACGCTGCACCAGTGGGGCTGGACGAGCTTCCATTTCGACTGGATCAAGAACAAGGATTTCGTCATCTACACCGTGGTGATCGCCGGCGTCTGGCAGGCCTCGGGTTTCATCATGGCGATGTTCCTCGCCGGCCTGCGCGGCATCGACGGCGAGATCATGAAGGCGGCGCAGATCGACGGCGCAACCACCTTCCAGCTCTATCGCCGCATCGTCATCCCGCTGCTGCGGCCCATCTTCCTGTCGGCCTTCATCGTGCTCGCCCACCTCGCCATCAAGTCCTACGATCTGGTCGTCGCACTGACCAGCGGCGGGCCAGGCGGCTCGGCCTGGCTGCCGTCGAACTTCATGTATGAGTATACCTTCAAGCGCAACGAAATGGCCGTCGGCTCGGCCAGCGCCGTGATCATGCTGATGACCATCACCGCGATCATCGTGCCCTATCTTTATTCCGAGCTCAGGGAGAAGCCGCGATGA
- a CDS encoding carbohydrate ABC transporter permease, whose product MSVIATPARQSTGGISARTVNRIVIYGLLALFALFYLMPLFVMLVTSFKTMDEIQNGNMLALPQAPTFEPWLKAWGETCVGLTCAGIKGYFWNSIKMVVPAVLISTLLGALNGYVLTKWRFRGHTLVFGLMLFACFIPFQSVLLPMATILGSLGRFGVTLRNATGFSFGLGNPTVNLVFVHVVYGLGFTTLFFRNYYEAFPTELVKAAQVDGASFFQIFRRIMLPNSMPIFVVTVIYQFTNIWNDFLFASAYAGTGDAMPMTVALNNVVNTSTGVVEYNVNMAAAMIAALPTLLVYVVAGRYFVRGLMAGAVKG is encoded by the coding sequence ATGAGCGTCATTGCCACGCCCGCTCGCCAGAGCACTGGCGGCATCAGCGCCAGGACCGTCAACCGCATCGTCATCTATGGCCTGCTGGCGCTGTTCGCGCTGTTCTACCTGATGCCGCTGTTCGTCATGCTGGTGACGTCGTTCAAGACGATGGACGAGATCCAGAACGGCAACATGCTGGCGCTGCCGCAGGCGCCGACCTTCGAGCCGTGGCTGAAGGCGTGGGGCGAGACCTGCGTCGGCCTGACCTGCGCCGGCATCAAGGGCTATTTCTGGAATTCCATCAAGATGGTGGTTCCGGCGGTGCTGATCTCGACGCTGCTCGGCGCGCTCAACGGCTATGTCCTGACCAAATGGCGCTTCCGCGGCCACACGCTGGTCTTCGGCCTGATGCTGTTTGCCTGCTTCATTCCGTTCCAGTCGGTGTTGTTGCCGATGGCGACGATCCTCGGCAGCCTCGGCCGTTTCGGCGTGACGCTGCGCAACGCAACGGGATTTTCATTCGGCTTGGGCAATCCGACGGTCAACCTGGTCTTTGTCCACGTCGTCTACGGGCTCGGCTTCACCACCTTGTTCTTCCGCAATTACTACGAGGCGTTCCCGACCGAACTGGTCAAGGCGGCACAGGTCGACGGCGCCTCCTTCTTCCAGATCTTCCGGCGCATCATGCTGCCGAATTCGATGCCGATCTTCGTCGTCACCGTCATCTACCAGTTCACCAACATCTGGAACGACTTCCTGTTCGCTTCGGCCTATGCCGGCACCGGCGACGCGATGCCGATGACGGTGGCGCTGAACAACGTCGTCAACACCTCGACCGGCGTCGTCGAATACAACGTCAACATGGCGGCGGCGATGATCGCCGCACTGCCGACCCTTCTCGTCTATGTGGTCGCTGGCCGCTATTTCGTGCGCGGCCTGATGGCCGGCGCCGTCAAAGGATAA
- a CDS encoding GMC oxidoreductase: MTNPDIVIIGSGIGGATIASGLAGSGASILMLERGEQLPATPHTRDTRAIFVDGHYRPKEMWREAGGAAFNPGNYYYVGGNSKFYGAVLIRYRREDFSEMEHYGGVSPAWPFSYEEFEPWYSRAEQLFRVRGALGEDPTEPFHSIPYAFGPVPDEPPIARARAELKGLGLHPASLPLGVDIDAWLRDGKTGWDAFPNTGTGKVDAQSGPLTAALADRNIRLETGAHVEYLEASSDATTIAAVHYRQDGTLKKVTPKLVVLSAGAVNSAAILLRSPSPSGKGLANRSDQVGRNFMNHNSSAMLAIDPRRRNTSVYQKTLMLNDYYLSDGKGGKPLGNVQLLGKIDGHILRANVKLAPKFALDFMAGHAVDWYLMCEDLPDPESRIMVDGKDIVMQWRRSNMQSLDGLTKVMRENFRACGYPIVLSRPFDKRTPSHQCGTAKMGDDPATSPLDPFCRSFDHHNLFVVDASFLPNSAAVNPALSIAAQALRVADHIRKTDLVA; the protein is encoded by the coding sequence ATGACAAACCCGGACATCGTCATCATCGGTTCCGGCATCGGCGGCGCCACGATCGCTTCCGGCCTTGCCGGCAGTGGCGCCTCGATCCTGATGCTGGAGCGTGGCGAACAGCTGCCGGCGACGCCGCATACCCGCGACACGCGCGCCATCTTCGTCGACGGCCACTACCGGCCGAAGGAAATGTGGCGCGAGGCCGGGGGTGCCGCGTTCAATCCCGGTAACTATTACTACGTCGGCGGCAATTCGAAATTCTATGGCGCGGTGCTGATCCGCTACCGCAGGGAAGACTTTTCGGAGATGGAGCACTATGGCGGCGTCTCGCCGGCCTGGCCGTTCTCCTATGAGGAGTTCGAGCCCTGGTACTCCAGGGCCGAGCAGCTTTTTCGGGTGCGCGGCGCGCTCGGCGAAGACCCGACCGAGCCGTTCCACTCAATCCCCTATGCCTTCGGGCCGGTGCCGGACGAGCCGCCGATCGCCCGCGCCCGCGCCGAACTCAAGGGCCTCGGCCTGCATCCGGCATCGCTGCCGCTCGGCGTCGACATCGACGCCTGGCTAAGAGACGGCAAGACAGGTTGGGATGCGTTTCCCAACACCGGGACCGGCAAGGTCGACGCCCAATCGGGGCCGCTGACAGCGGCACTTGCCGATCGGAACATCAGGCTCGAGACCGGTGCTCATGTCGAATACCTCGAAGCCTCATCGGATGCCACGACGATCGCAGCCGTTCACTATCGTCAGGACGGCACGCTGAAGAAAGTGACGCCGAAACTGGTCGTCCTCTCGGCCGGCGCGGTCAATTCAGCGGCCATCCTGCTGCGTTCGCCTTCCCCCAGCGGAAAGGGCCTTGCCAACCGCTCCGACCAGGTCGGCCGCAACTTCATGAACCACAATTCGAGCGCCATGCTGGCGATCGATCCGCGCCGCAGGAACACCTCCGTCTACCAGAAGACGCTGATGCTCAACGACTACTATTTGTCCGATGGCAAGGGCGGCAAGCCGCTCGGCAACGTCCAGCTTCTCGGCAAGATCGACGGTCATATCCTGAGGGCCAACGTCAAGCTTGCACCCAAATTCGCGCTGGACTTCATGGCCGGCCACGCCGTCGACTGGTACCTGATGTGCGAGGATCTGCCCGATCCCGAAAGCCGCATCATGGTCGATGGCAAGGACATCGTCATGCAGTGGCGGCGCTCCAACATGCAGTCGCTCGACGGGCTGACCAAGGTGATGCGTGAAAACTTCCGCGCCTGCGGCTATCCGATCGTCCTGTCGCGGCCTTTCGACAAGCGCACGCCCTCGCACCAGTGCGGCACGGCCAAGATGGGCGACGATCCAGCAACCTCGCCGCTCGACCCGTTCTGCCGCTCGTTCGACCACCACAACTTGTTTGTCGTCGACGCCAGCTTCCTGCCGAACTCGGCCGCGGTCAATCCGGCGCTGTCGATCGCAGCACAAGCGCTGCGCGTTGCCGACCACATCCGCAAGACGGATCTTGTCGCATGA
- a CDS encoding ABC transporter ATP-binding protein, protein MAFLEIDGLRKRFGSVEILKGIDLDLEKGGFLVLVGPSGCGKSTLLNTIAGLETITEGEIRVDGRTINDLHPSKRDIAMVFQSYALYPNMTVAGNIAFGMEMRGVPAQERQKAIDKVAKVLQIGHLLQRKPSQLSGGQRQRVAMGRALVRDPKLFLFDEPLSNLDAKLRVDMRIEIKRLHATTGTTIVYVTHDQIEAMTLATKIAVMRDGEVQQFGTPAEIYNNPTNLFVADFMGSPAMNLIPATIGGNGNALSVVLQREAREPISLPLADAPTGLSAFHDRPIIFGVRPEALTDPEGAERNASNIATADCHIEVVEPAGSDTFAVTNLGGKAVVARLRADANIQPGTSTPLAFNLTKAVFFDPATENRIL, encoded by the coding sequence ATGGCTTTTCTCGAAATTGATGGGCTGAGGAAGCGGTTCGGATCGGTCGAGATCCTGAAGGGCATCGACCTCGATCTCGAAAAGGGCGGCTTCCTCGTGCTGGTCGGCCCGTCTGGCTGCGGCAAGTCGACCTTGCTCAACACCATCGCCGGCCTGGAAACCATCACCGAAGGCGAAATCCGTGTCGACGGCCGGACGATCAATGATCTCCACCCCTCGAAACGCGACATCGCCATGGTGTTCCAGAGCTACGCGCTCTATCCAAATATGACCGTCGCCGGAAACATTGCCTTCGGCATGGAGATGCGCGGCGTGCCGGCTCAGGAGCGCCAGAAGGCGATCGACAAGGTGGCGAAGGTGCTGCAGATCGGCCACCTCCTGCAGCGCAAGCCGAGCCAGCTCTCCGGCGGCCAGCGCCAGCGCGTCGCCATGGGCCGGGCGCTGGTGCGCGACCCCAAGCTCTTTCTCTTCGACGAGCCGCTCTCCAATCTCGACGCCAAGCTGCGCGTCGATATGCGCATCGAGATCAAGCGCCTGCACGCGACCACCGGCACCACGATCGTCTATGTCACGCACGACCAGATCGAGGCGATGACGTTGGCCACCAAGATCGCGGTGATGCGCGACGGCGAGGTGCAGCAGTTCGGCACGCCTGCCGAAATCTACAACAACCCGACCAACCTGTTCGTTGCCGACTTCATGGGCTCGCCGGCGATGAACCTGATTCCGGCGACGATCGGCGGCAATGGCAATGCGCTTTCCGTGGTGCTGCAGCGCGAGGCGCGCGAGCCGATCTCGCTGCCGCTGGCCGATGCGCCGACGGGTCTGTCGGCATTCCACGACAGGCCGATCATTTTTGGCGTCCGCCCCGAGGCCCTGACCGATCCTGAAGGGGCAGAACGCAACGCATCGAACATCGCCACCGCCGACTGTCACATCGAGGTTGTGGAGCCGGCCGGTTCCGACACCTTCGCCGTCACCAACCTGGGCGGCAAGGCGGTGGTGGCGCGGCTGCGCGCCGACGCCAACATCCAGCCGGGCACCAGCACGCCGCTCGCCTTCAACCTGACCAAGGCAGTGTTCTTCGATCCGGCGACCGAGAACCGCATCCTCTGA
- a CDS encoding EamA family transporter, which produces MTLSVFLAVLAAAAMHAIWNALVKVHLDRFLSITLMTLGMGAVALLALPFVEVPKAEVWPYIIASVVFHMGYRTFLIGAYKAGDFAQTYPLARGTAPLLAALGGIVIVAEVPAPLAILGIVLLSAGTLVLSFRGGAHLERLNLRAVGFALGTSIFIAGYTLSDGSGARLAATASSYAAWLFVCDAAWALVLCLIFRGPKALPALARDWKAGVYTGVLSGAAYWIVMWAMTKAPIASVAALRETSILFALMISVFALGERMTAWRGAAVLSIVAGVVALRLG; this is translated from the coding sequence ATGACCCTGTCCGTCTTCCTCGCGGTGCTTGCCGCCGCCGCCATGCACGCGATCTGGAACGCGCTGGTCAAGGTCCATCTCGACCGCTTTTTGTCGATCACGCTAATGACGCTCGGCATGGGCGCCGTGGCGCTTCTGGCGCTGCCATTCGTCGAGGTGCCGAAAGCGGAAGTGTGGCCGTACATCATCGCCTCGGTGGTCTTCCATATGGGCTACAGGACGTTCCTGATCGGCGCCTACAAGGCCGGCGATTTCGCCCAGACCTATCCGCTGGCGCGCGGCACCGCACCGCTGCTGGCTGCGCTTGGCGGCATCGTGATCGTCGCCGAAGTTCCGGCGCCGCTGGCCATCCTCGGCATTGTTCTTTTGTCGGCCGGGACGCTGGTGCTGTCGTTTCGCGGCGGCGCGCATCTGGAGAGGCTGAACCTGCGCGCCGTCGGCTTTGCGCTGGGCACCTCGATTTTCATCGCCGGCTATACGCTGTCCGACGGCAGCGGCGCGCGGCTGGCCGCGACGGCGTCAAGCTATGCCGCATGGCTGTTCGTCTGCGATGCGGCATGGGCATTGGTGCTGTGCCTGATCTTTCGCGGACCAAAAGCGCTGCCGGCGCTGGCGCGCGACTGGAAGGCGGGCGTGTACACCGGCGTGCTCAGCGGCGCCGCCTACTGGATCGTGATGTGGGCGATGACCAAGGCGCCGATCGCCTCGGTCGCGGCGCTGCGCGAAACCTCGATCCTGTTCGCCCTGATGATCTCGGTGTTTGCGCTCGGCGAGAGGATGACCGCCTGGCGGGGTGCCGCCGTGCTCAGCATTGTTGCCGGCGTCGTCGCGCTGAGGCTCGGATAA